The following coding sequences are from one Granulicella sp. L56 window:
- a CDS encoding TIGR03435 family protein, producing the protein MTEWDGPNSRNRFLLAASCVAFALWSGVSLSISAQVPVAAPSFEVASVRPVPAEQGYTSISPSGERRFSARNASMKLLIEMAFGINDDQISGEKLDWLDSKLYDVEAAPEGDAPLSYEQLRLPLQHLLAQRFNLTFHREWKNLPGYALVVARGGSKLTTSKEVSSTGYILQDGIRSPSISMKSLAAMLAHPLGRPVADKTEITGNYDVKLSFAPDGATDSLFPSIFTAVQEQLGLKLEPQKVPVEMLLIDHLEKLPSAN; encoded by the coding sequence ATGACCGAATGGGACGGGCCTAATAGTCGGAATCGATTTCTGTTAGCCGCCAGCTGCGTGGCCTTCGCATTGTGGAGCGGAGTGTCCCTTTCGATCTCGGCACAAGTGCCGGTGGCTGCTCCGTCGTTCGAGGTGGCATCCGTGCGGCCAGTTCCAGCCGAACAAGGATATACATCTATCAGCCCATCGGGAGAGAGACGGTTTAGTGCAAGGAACGCCTCAATGAAGCTTCTGATTGAGATGGCTTTTGGAATTAACGACGATCAAATCTCCGGGGAAAAGCTGGATTGGCTTGATTCGAAGCTATACGACGTCGAAGCGGCGCCGGAGGGCGACGCTCCTCTGAGCTATGAACAGTTGAGACTTCCCTTACAGCACTTATTGGCCCAGCGATTCAATTTGACGTTCCATCGCGAATGGAAAAACTTGCCAGGGTATGCCTTGGTCGTTGCCAGGGGCGGATCGAAACTCACGACGAGCAAGGAAGTTTCTTCAACCGGATATATCTTGCAGGACGGAATACGAAGCCCAAGTATCTCCATGAAAAGTTTAGCTGCGATGCTGGCCCACCCGCTGGGACGACCAGTTGCTGATAAGACAGAGATCACCGGCAACTACGATGTTAAATTGAGCTTCGCGCCGGACGGAGCAACAGATTCTCTGTTTCCATCGATCTTTACGGCAGTGCAGGAGCAATTGGGACTGAAGCTGGAGCCACAGAAGGTGCCCGTGGAGATGCTGCTCATCGATCACTTGGAAAAATTGCCATCCGCAAACTAG
- a CDS encoding TIGR03435 family protein, whose product MIEWIACRRKRVSLVVAGSMTFAAVALCSPVGWAQTPATTPSGQTASGAVPAKEVHARGDIAGNWQGTLNVGQRSLRIILQIARADKGWSAKMYSIDQGAQPINASSVSLDGSAFKYSVDLIGGSYQGTLSGDGNVITGSWTQGSAPVQLDLVRTTRETAWEIPAPPPPPKLMAADADPSFDVATIKPNDSGASQMQGLTVRGRDFATRNSSLVDLISFAYNVQAKQIVGAPEWMDKDRYDIAAVPVQEGVPNPQQLRTMMKKLLADRFKLTFHQEKRELSAYVLTVGKNGQKLKPTELPGPLPGLGFRPGPDGLLLMMRNGTLEDFTSFLQTLVLDRPVVDQTGIKGKFDLQFTFTPDDSEFNGHPPPLPTQTDKANTSPGLFEAIQQQLGLKLDAEKTPVDVIAIDHVEKPSAN is encoded by the coding sequence ATGATCGAATGGATTGCATGCAGGCGTAAGAGAGTCTCTCTGGTTGTAGCGGGATCGATGACCTTTGCGGCAGTGGCACTATGTTCGCCTGTGGGTTGGGCCCAGACACCCGCGACTACTCCTTCTGGACAAACTGCTTCGGGCGCGGTTCCGGCAAAAGAAGTTCATGCCCGAGGAGACATTGCCGGCAACTGGCAAGGGACACTGAATGTGGGTCAGCGATCACTGCGGATCATCCTCCAGATAGCCCGCGCAGATAAGGGCTGGAGCGCGAAGATGTACAGCATCGACCAGGGAGCGCAGCCCATCAATGCCTCTTCGGTTTCATTGGACGGCTCTGCATTCAAGTATTCGGTCGACCTGATCGGCGGTAGCTACCAGGGAACACTGAGCGGAGATGGCAACGTGATCACAGGATCCTGGACGCAGGGTAGCGCCCCCGTGCAACTCGATTTAGTACGCACAACCAGGGAGACGGCATGGGAGATTCCAGCGCCGCCGCCACCGCCGAAGCTGATGGCGGCAGACGCAGATCCGTCGTTTGATGTAGCGACGATTAAGCCGAACGACTCCGGAGCATCGCAGATGCAGGGGCTCACAGTAAGAGGCCGCGACTTTGCAACGCGCAATTCCTCTCTCGTCGATCTGATCTCGTTTGCCTACAACGTGCAGGCAAAACAGATTGTGGGCGCACCGGAGTGGATGGACAAAGACCGGTATGACATTGCCGCAGTGCCGGTGCAAGAGGGTGTTCCCAATCCCCAGCAGTTGCGGACCATGATGAAGAAACTGCTGGCAGATCGGTTCAAGCTGACGTTCCATCAAGAAAAACGAGAGCTTTCGGCGTACGTGTTGACGGTTGGCAAGAATGGGCAGAAGCTGAAGCCGACTGAACTCCCCGGGCCGTTGCCTGGCCTCGGCTTCCGGCCCGGCCCCGATGGGCTGCTGCTGATGATGCGGAATGGAACGCTGGAGGATTTTACGAGCTTTCTACAGACGCTTGTGCTGGATCGACCTGTAGTCGATCAGACTGGAATCAAGGGCAAGTTTGATCTTCAGTTCACATTTACCCCAGATGATTCGGAGTTCAATGGACATCCACCGCCGCTGCCCACGCAAACAGATAAGGCTAATACTTCGCCAGGTCTCTTCGAGGCAATTCAGCAACAGCTTGGACTGAAGCTGGACGCGGAAAAGACGCCGGTCGATGTGATCGCTATCGATCATGTAGAAAAGCCTTCAGCGAATTAG
- a CDS encoding glutamine amidotransferase, with translation MRILIGPIDFKRGACLYKQATKCCMFYGGLMRKALALVHLAFEDLGSLGTELTRAGYTIEIIDACTADLRAIDPLTPDLLVILGGPIGVYEHEAYPFLHAEMDLIRSRLAEKLPTIGICLGAQLIAAASGASVYPGTQGKEIGWAPIQAGADAALHPFFSELLIPDLQVLHWHGDTFDLPANAQHLARTAAYSNQAFVIGEHTLGLQFHPEVTAQNLERWYVGHACELAHAEVSVAQLREDSRIFAPKLEAAAQRFWQNWLSGMAD, from the coding sequence TTGCGCATCCTGATTGGTCCCATAGACTTCAAAAGGGGCGCATGTCTATATAAACAGGCTACCAAATGCTGCATGTTTTATGGAGGGCTCATGCGAAAAGCGTTGGCACTGGTTCATCTCGCTTTCGAAGACCTGGGTTCGCTCGGGACGGAACTGACGCGTGCTGGTTACACAATTGAAATCATTGATGCCTGCACCGCGGATCTGCGCGCTATTGATCCCCTGACGCCCGATCTATTGGTGATTCTCGGAGGCCCGATTGGGGTGTATGAGCACGAAGCATATCCCTTCCTCCACGCAGAGATGGATCTGATACGCTCGCGGCTCGCTGAAAAACTGCCGACAATTGGCATCTGCCTCGGTGCCCAATTGATTGCGGCAGCGTCCGGGGCTTCGGTTTACCCGGGCACGCAAGGCAAGGAGATTGGCTGGGCTCCCATCCAGGCGGGCGCCGATGCAGCACTCCACCCTTTCTTCTCAGAGCTTCTCATTCCCGATTTACAGGTGCTTCACTGGCATGGCGATACCTTTGATCTCCCCGCGAACGCGCAGCACCTCGCCAGGACGGCAGCCTATTCAAATCAGGCTTTTGTGATCGGAGAGCACACGTTGGGACTTCAGTTTCATCCCGAGGTCACGGCACAGAACCTGGAGCGATGGTATGTAGGACACGCCTGCGAATTGGCTCATGCTGAAGTCAGCGTTGCACAATTGCGCGAAGACAGCCGGATCTTTGCGCCCAAGCTAGAGGCAGCGGCACAGCGGTTCTGGCAAAACTGGCTTAGTGGGATGGCTGACTAA
- a CDS encoding aminotransferase class I/II-fold pyridoxal phosphate-dependent enzyme codes for MIDNRISAFDFSRSSQELAMSLLQIQTDYSVLQELGLKLDLTRGKPSSQQLDLSVELLDLPGRSDFFAEDKTDTRNYGGLQGLPEARRLFTSLLGAPQEQIVIGNNASLALMHDHVAFALLKGTCDSSEPWSKQGEIAFLCPVPGYDRHFKICEDYGIRMIPIRLNEDGPDMDEVERLVASDASIKGMWCIPKYSNPTGTVYSDAVVERLAGMKTAANDFRIFWDNAYGVHHLTEEKIPLANILELCAAKGNANRAFVFASTSKITFAGAGLSAVAASKANIQWLLSRLTPQTIGPDKINQLRHVRFLKNEEGIAALMEKHKQLLAPKFQAVLDVFDAELSKLQDVSWTRPKGGYFISLDVPSGCAKRVVTLAKDAGVVLTPAGATHPYGSDPEDRTIRIAPSFPGLPEVRQAAKAVALCVQLAAEEKTHARQAGG; via the coding sequence GTGATTGACAATAGAATCAGTGCCTTTGACTTTTCTCGATCATCACAGGAGTTAGCCATGTCCTTGCTTCAGATTCAGACAGATTATTCCGTTCTTCAAGAACTTGGGCTCAAGTTGGATTTGACGCGAGGAAAACCATCCTCCCAGCAATTGGATCTCAGCGTGGAACTTCTTGATCTTCCTGGCAGGTCAGATTTTTTTGCTGAAGACAAGACCGATACCCGCAACTATGGCGGATTACAGGGTCTGCCCGAGGCGCGGCGCTTGTTTACAAGCCTGTTAGGCGCACCGCAGGAACAGATTGTCATCGGCAACAATGCCAGCCTCGCGTTGATGCATGACCACGTTGCCTTTGCGCTTCTGAAAGGAACCTGCGATAGCTCCGAGCCATGGTCGAAACAGGGAGAAATCGCCTTCCTTTGCCCGGTCCCCGGATACGACAGGCACTTTAAGATCTGCGAGGACTACGGCATTCGGATGATTCCGATTCGTCTTAATGAAGACGGGCCGGACATGGATGAAGTAGAGCGATTGGTCGCTTCGGATGCGTCCATTAAAGGCATGTGGTGCATCCCGAAGTACAGCAACCCGACGGGCACGGTTTATTCCGATGCCGTGGTGGAGCGGCTTGCAGGGATGAAGACTGCCGCGAACGATTTCCGCATCTTTTGGGACAACGCCTATGGCGTACACCACCTCACGGAAGAAAAGATTCCACTCGCAAATATTCTGGAGTTGTGCGCTGCCAAAGGAAATGCAAATCGAGCATTTGTATTCGCCTCCACCTCCAAAATCACCTTTGCTGGTGCGGGTCTTTCTGCTGTCGCTGCGTCGAAAGCCAACATTCAATGGTTACTCTCGCGGTTGACCCCGCAAACGATAGGGCCCGATAAGATCAACCAACTGCGTCACGTCCGCTTCTTGAAAAATGAAGAGGGCATTGCAGCCCTGATGGAAAAGCACAAGCAATTGCTGGCCCCAAAATTTCAGGCTGTTCTCGATGTTTTCGATGCAGAGCTGTCAAAGCTTCAGGATGTTTCGTGGACCAGGCCCAAAGGAGGATATTTCATCAGCCTCGATGTTCCCTCCGGCTGCGCGAAGCGGGTTGTAACTTTGGCCAAGGACGCCGGCGTCGTTTTGACGCCTGCGGGAGCAACTCATCCTTACGGGAGCGACCCTGAGGACCGAACCATTCGGATCGCCCCGTCGTTTCCTGGCCTCCCCGAAGTCCGGCAAGCGGCAAAGGCGGTGGCGCTATGCGTTCAACTTGCTGCTGAAGAAAAGACACATGCTCGACAAGCGGGGGGCTGA
- a CDS encoding GAF domain-containing SpoIIE family protein phosphatase, which produces MRHSRYSTVMRLLLALVVLAGLMYWAANNHDRFEVGLRLDQHSRDPFEMDADTREITSLMPEAERSGLVKGATIASLNGAPFTGHAQWAAISNPGKPGELVFVGFERPDGSIGSTLITLVAAQPQPGAPRGPGEMLQQFALFGLLPLLCMLMGYWVVFAKPLELNAWLLLVLLLFPEVVSGLATGLAAGGWLVFRELYWQSLQILGPLALLCFAIYFPERSRVDIDRPWLKWVVIGPALLCAVVDWRQIYGQFYLAGNPPWLIHMVHWTDRIENAIDLMCVVLYLAIIFRKMESASTEDARRRLRVLLAGTFVGLGALLIAFVLLPDLGYSPSTHGHIWVAYTGAALFMLAPLTLAYVVLVPRAMDVSILVRQGTKYALARATVWGVQFVLIMAVSYRLLLPLLTQKQIRRDQLWQGVLFLLLIAAVGFVFRKKSTNWLDKKFFREAYDSERVLKELSNEVRRFTESEPLLLTVSRCIAETLHVNQIGVFLHGRAGFTLNQTVGISLEGAGTLTLAANSSTIRNLTTTNSPAQLYREEPDAWYLMAAQSERRTLDELGAELFLPLSGRNRLLGVMALGPKQSEAAYSKSDLHLLQTLADQTGMALELSELAHSLANEAALRERANREMEIAREVQERLFPQEMPQLEGVSIAGACRPALGVGGDYYDVFTLQDGRLGLAIGDVSGKGISAALLMASLRASLRGVTIDNPREFAKLMDKVNRLVYEASASNRYATFFFGAFDPATRVLECVNAGHNAPLVLRQKSDGSFEILRLEADGPVVGLLPFAVYTEQSLRLEPGDLLVSYTDGISEAMTHDDEEWGEERMMAAAANASSCTADEVLRTIFDEADKFTAGAPQHDDMSLLILKLDIVDHSSASVNA; this is translated from the coding sequence ATGAGACATTCTCGGTACTCAACCGTCATGCGCCTGCTACTTGCGCTCGTCGTTTTGGCTGGTCTCATGTATTGGGCCGCCAACAACCATGATCGGTTCGAGGTCGGTCTGCGCCTGGATCAGCATTCCCGCGATCCATTTGAAATGGACGCGGATACTCGCGAGATCACCAGCTTGATGCCGGAAGCCGAACGTTCCGGGCTGGTTAAAGGCGCGACGATCGCGTCGCTCAATGGCGCTCCATTCACAGGCCACGCACAATGGGCTGCGATCAGCAATCCAGGCAAGCCCGGCGAGTTGGTGTTCGTTGGCTTCGAGCGTCCTGATGGCTCAATCGGCAGCACCCTGATTACCCTTGTTGCCGCCCAGCCTCAGCCCGGCGCTCCGCGGGGACCGGGAGAGATGTTGCAGCAATTTGCTCTATTCGGTCTTTTGCCGTTGCTCTGCATGCTGATGGGCTACTGGGTGGTTTTTGCCAAACCCCTCGAGCTGAACGCGTGGCTATTGCTGGTGCTGCTCCTCTTTCCCGAGGTCGTCTCTGGTCTGGCAACGGGACTGGCTGCAGGAGGCTGGCTGGTTTTCCGTGAACTCTATTGGCAATCTCTACAAATTCTTGGCCCCCTGGCACTCTTGTGCTTTGCTATCTACTTTCCGGAACGCTCGCGCGTTGACATTGACCGGCCATGGTTAAAGTGGGTGGTGATAGGGCCTGCTCTGCTCTGCGCGGTTGTAGATTGGCGCCAGATATACGGGCAGTTTTATTTGGCAGGTAATCCGCCGTGGCTCATCCACATGGTGCACTGGACCGATCGTATTGAGAACGCGATCGACCTGATGTGCGTGGTGCTTTATCTAGCTATCATTTTCCGCAAGATGGAGTCTGCGTCGACCGAGGACGCTCGCCGCAGACTCCGCGTTCTTCTGGCAGGAACGTTCGTTGGTCTTGGAGCTCTGCTGATTGCTTTCGTGCTGCTGCCCGATCTTGGCTATTCCCCGAGTACTCACGGCCATATATGGGTGGCATACACCGGAGCAGCGCTCTTTATGCTCGCTCCTTTAACGCTTGCCTATGTCGTGCTGGTGCCGCGGGCGATGGATGTGAGCATTCTCGTCCGCCAGGGTACGAAGTATGCCCTGGCCAGGGCCACAGTGTGGGGCGTGCAGTTCGTCCTCATCATGGCCGTGTCCTATCGCCTGTTGCTGCCGCTGCTCACTCAGAAGCAGATTCGGCGCGATCAACTCTGGCAAGGAGTTCTTTTTCTCCTTCTGATTGCGGCGGTAGGTTTTGTCTTCCGCAAAAAGTCGACGAACTGGCTGGACAAAAAATTCTTCCGCGAAGCCTACGACTCCGAGCGCGTGCTCAAAGAGCTTTCCAATGAGGTTCGAAGGTTTACCGAGAGTGAGCCTCTGCTGCTGACCGTTTCAAGATGCATTGCCGAAACACTCCACGTCAATCAAATTGGGGTTTTCCTGCATGGCCGCGCAGGTTTTACTCTGAATCAAACTGTCGGCATCTCGTTGGAAGGCGCAGGCACCTTGACGCTTGCGGCAAATTCATCGACCATCCGCAATTTGACCACCACCAACTCGCCCGCGCAGTTGTACCGGGAAGAACCCGACGCCTGGTATTTGATGGCGGCACAATCGGAGCGCAGAACTCTCGATGAACTCGGAGCCGAGTTGTTCCTTCCTCTATCCGGACGCAACCGGCTTCTGGGAGTGATGGCGCTCGGTCCCAAGCAGTCAGAAGCGGCTTACTCGAAGTCCGACCTCCATCTTCTCCAAACCCTCGCAGATCAAACCGGCATGGCGCTCGAACTCAGTGAACTGGCGCACTCGCTGGCGAACGAGGCTGCACTCCGGGAGCGCGCAAACCGTGAGATGGAGATTGCCCGCGAAGTTCAGGAGCGCCTCTTTCCCCAGGAGATGCCTCAGTTGGAGGGCGTCAGCATTGCCGGAGCCTGCCGCCCCGCCCTGGGAGTCGGCGGAGATTATTACGACGTCTTCACGCTCCAGGATGGCAGGCTTGGATTGGCCATTGGCGATGTCTCGGGCAAAGGGATTTCAGCGGCATTGCTTATGGCCAGCCTGAGAGCCTCTCTGCGTGGCGTAACGATTGATAATCCGCGAGAGTTCGCCAAGCTGATGGACAAGGTGAATCGACTTGTCTATGAAGCCTCAGCGAGCAACCGCTATGCGACCTTTTTCTTCGGCGCATTCGATCCGGCAACGCGAGTTCTCGAATGCGTCAATGCCGGACACAATGCTCCGCTGGTTCTGCGGCAAAAATCTGACGGTTCCTTCGAGATTCTGCGCCTCGAAGCCGACGGCCCTGTGGTTGGCCTGCTTCCTTTTGCCGTTTATACCGAACAAAGCCTGCGCCTCGAGCCGGGAGACCTTTTAGTTTCCTATACCGATGGCATCAGTGAAGCCATGACTCATGATGATGAAGAATGGGGCGAGGAACGAATGATGGCGGCTGCCGCCAACGCAAGTAGCTGCACGGCAGACGAAGTGCTGCGGACCATCTTCGACGAAGCGGACAAGTTCACCGCTGGCGCTCCGCAGCATGATGACATGAGCTTGCTCATCCTGAAGCTCGACATCGTGGATCATTCATCCGCTTCGGTCAATGCATGA